The proteins below are encoded in one region of Hordeum vulgare subsp. vulgare chromosome 3H, MorexV3_pseudomolecules_assembly, whole genome shotgun sequence:
- the LOC123439578 gene encoding uncharacterized protein LOC123439578 has translation MDEGKYQQGWLSVGLPPAPVLAVTGIVTFFLYLSWQMDEYEEQLRHRTQAGFWVLLVLGVLALVFLAQHALFDGEGRVVAVPAAWRGQPDGGSGTSPWGVAALVALLLVLVSHRSDFQIFKPPGFR, from the coding sequence ATGGACGAGGGCAAATATCAGCAAGGATGGCTCTCCGTCGGCCTGCCGCCGGCGCCGGTGCTCGCCGTCACCGGCATCGTGACCTTCTTCCTCTACCTGTCGTGGCAGATGGATGAGTACGAGGAGCAGCTGCGGCATCGCACCCAGGCGGGCTTCTGGGTGCTCCTGGTGCTGGGAGTCCTCGCCCTGGTCTTCCTCGCGCAGCACGCGCTGTTCGACGGAGAGGGCAGGGTTGTGGCGGTGCCGGCGGCGTGGCGAGGCCAGCCCGATGGCGGCTCCGGCACGTCGCCGTGGGGCGTCGCGGCCCTTGTGGCtctgctgctggtgctggtgtCTCACAGGTCCGACTTTCAGATATTCAAGCCCCCGGGGTTTAGATGA